The following proteins are encoded in a genomic region of Sesamum indicum cultivar Zhongzhi No. 13 linkage group LG8, S_indicum_v1.0, whole genome shotgun sequence:
- the LOC105168429 gene encoding squamosa promoter-binding-like protein 12, with product MSHFAEMEWNSKWDWENFLGFGSKAIESPKKLQLADWTIVDDGQIDAGSFNLSAGGGNSGASDSDGGHVSSAKSSISASTDSSTKDGMQNPNFGLITFQGFSGNFSKKMEMEGADVSGTSPLMDASIGSVEPLIGLKLGKRTYFENSGAGGNVKTAPLSAMPTPATSLKKTKSLGQNLPIPRCVVEGCNIDLSTAKEYHRKHRVCDSHSKCPKVVVGGLERRFCQQCSRFHTLSEFDEKKRSCRRRLSDHNARRRKPHQEAIQFNSTRLSSPFYEARQQISFLLNNAPLIHSRNPANTTWDGASNSKFTLTKGYHFKSNGDGGTDEQMHMPGINLPHAIDMHGTAANDFLVSKSSIPTVLDPGSKGPLMSSHLDAAPEYRCALSLLSSNSWSSCGPELMPVNNQMDELGTSVDQRMMHATPEGVPLSSSQFWLTGHQPTQPRVATNGNFQEVQLLKTPYEADFYSNILN from the exons ATGAGCCATTTTGCTGAGATGGAGTGGAATTCAAAGTGGGACTGGGAAAACTTTCTGGGGTTTGGTTCAAAAGCAATTGAAAGTCCCAAGAAGCTGCAATTAGCAGACTGGACGATTGTTGATGATGGACAAATTGATGCTGGATCCTTCAATCTCTCCGCAGGTGGTGGGAACAGTGGTGCTTCTGACTCAGATGGTGGGCATGTTTCTTCAGCTAAGAGCTCGATATCGGCTTCTACTGACTCCTCGACAAAGGATGGCATGCAAAATCCCAATTTTGGCCTCATAACATTTCAGGGCTTTTCAGGAAATTTTAGCAAGAAGATGGAAATGGAAGGAGCTGATGTTTCTGGAACTTCTCCACTCATGGATGCTTCCATTGGCTCTGTGGAACCGTTGATTGGTTTGAAACTTGGAAAGAGGACATATTTTGAGAATAGCGGTGCTGGAGGCAATGTTAAGACTGCACCTCTTTCTGCGATGCCTACTCCTGCTACTTCACTGAAGAAAACTAAGTCATTGGGTCAAAATCTTCCCATACCACGCTGTGTAGTTGAGGGATGCAATATTGATCTTTCAACAGCTAAAGAATATCACAGAAAGCATAGAGTTTGTGACAGCCATTCCAAATGCCCAAAGGTTGTTGTTGGAGGCCTTGAACGGCGGTTTTGCCAACAGTGTAGCAG GTTCCATACCTTGTCTGAATTTGACGAAAAGAAGCGCAGTTGTCGAAGAAGACTATCGGATCATAATGCACGACGCAGGAAGCCACATCAGGAAGCTATCCAGTTTAATTCGACAAGGCTCTCATCACCATTTTATG AGGCAAGGCAACAAATTAGTTTTCTGTTGAACAATGCTCCACTTATTCACTCCAGAAATCCTGCTAATACCACATGGGATGGCGCTAGCAACTCCAAGTTCACCCTAACAAAAGGATATCATTTCAAGTCTAATGGAGATGGAGGTACTGATGAGCAAATGCATATGCCAGGCATCAATCTGCCACACGCCATCGATATGCACGGCACTGCTGCCAATGATTTTTTGGTGTCGAAGAGCTCCATACCTACAGTTTTGGATCCAG GTTCCAAGGGACCCCTTATGTCTTCCCACTTAGATGCAGCACCGGAGTATCGCTGTGCTCTCTCTCTTCTGTCAAGCAACTCGTGGAGTTCATGTGGACCTGAATTGATGCCTGTAAACAATCAAATGGATGAACTTGGGACCAGTGTGGATCAGCGTATGATGCATGCAACCCCAGAAGGTGTCCCGCTCTCTTCTTCACAATTCTGGCTCACCGGACATCAACCAACTCAACCTCGTGTGGCCACGAACGGTAACTTTCAGGAAGTCCAGCTTCTCAAAACACCATATGAGGCTGATTTCTATTCTAACATATTGAACTGA
- the LOC105168428 gene encoding ranBP2-type zinc finger protein At1g67325-like isoform X3 — translation MSQVDSRNSSATKRARMDGGRREDDWTCPSCGNVNFSFRTTCNMRNCTQPRPADHTFKSTVRPIQTPQGCSSAAPYVGAGAPSSMYMDIPPYGPSLLNGPSIPPYDMPFTGGLAYRYNYGNHLSGGSPYRPLHSAGHPPYTSGSMIGNGGMYGVPPLMDRYGLGLSMSPTMGLRPGFLPEDKSQKKADGTPDNDWSCPKCGNVNFSFRTVCNLRKCNTTKPGPQGAKSGKSSYMPEGSWKCEKCNNINYPFRTKCNRQNCGADKPSETKKSPPEAADENDK, via the exons GTGGCCGTAGGGAAGATGACTGGACCTGTCCAAGCTGTGGAAATGTCAATTTCTCATTTAGAACAACTTGTAACATGCGCAACTGCACTCAGCCTAGGCCTGCTGATCACACCTTT AAATCTACTGTCAGACCAATCCAAACACCTCAGGGCTGCTCATCTGCAGCTCCCTATGTTGGCGCTGGTGCACCCTCCTCAATGTACATGGATATACCTCCTTATGGCCCTTCTTTGTTGAATGGACCATCTATTCCTCCATATGACATGCCATTTACTGGGGGTTTGGCATATCGTTACAACTATGGAAATCATCTTTCTGGAGGTAGCCCATATCGGCCCTTGCATTCGGCTGGTCACCCTCCTTATACAAGTGGATCAATGATTGGAAATG GTGGGATGTATGGTGTGCCCCCTCTCATGGATCGATATGGTCTTGGTTTGAGTATGAGCCCTACCATG GGTCTGAGACCTGGATTTTTACCCGAGGATAAATCTCAGAAGAAAGCAG atggtaCTCCTGACAATGATTGGTCATGCCCCAAATGTGGCAAtgtcaatttttcatttagaaCAGTTTGCAACTTGAGGAAGTGTAATACAACGAAGCCAGGACCGCAG GGTGCCAAATCAGGCAAGAGCTCGT ACATGCCAGAGGGAAGCTGGAAGTGTGAGAAATGCAACAACATAAACTATCCTTTCAGGACCAAGTGTAATAGACAGAACTGTGGTGCTGATAAACCTTCTGAGACAAAGAAGTCTCCGCCAGAAGCAGCTGATGAAAATGATAAG TGA
- the LOC105168428 gene encoding ranBP2-type zinc finger protein At1g67325-like isoform X2 — MSQVDSRNSSATKRARMDGGRREDDWTCPSCGNVNFSFRTTCNMRNCTQPRPADHTFKSTVRPIQTPQGCSSAAPYVGAGAPSSMYMDIPPYGPSLLNGPSIPPYDMPFTGGLAYRYNYGNHLSGGSPYRPLHSAGHPPYTSGSMIGNGGMYGVPPLMDRYGLGLSMSPTMGLRPGFLPEDKSQKKADGTPDNDWSCPKCGNVNFSFRTVCNLRKCNTTKPGPQGAKSGKSSYMPEGSWKCEKCNNINYPFRTKCNRQNCGADKPSETKKSPPEAADENDKLNHRSGNVSGNPDTTLSV, encoded by the exons GTGGCCGTAGGGAAGATGACTGGACCTGTCCAAGCTGTGGAAATGTCAATTTCTCATTTAGAACAACTTGTAACATGCGCAACTGCACTCAGCCTAGGCCTGCTGATCACACCTTT AAATCTACTGTCAGACCAATCCAAACACCTCAGGGCTGCTCATCTGCAGCTCCCTATGTTGGCGCTGGTGCACCCTCCTCAATGTACATGGATATACCTCCTTATGGCCCTTCTTTGTTGAATGGACCATCTATTCCTCCATATGACATGCCATTTACTGGGGGTTTGGCATATCGTTACAACTATGGAAATCATCTTTCTGGAGGTAGCCCATATCGGCCCTTGCATTCGGCTGGTCACCCTCCTTATACAAGTGGATCAATGATTGGAAATG GTGGGATGTATGGTGTGCCCCCTCTCATGGATCGATATGGTCTTGGTTTGAGTATGAGCCCTACCATG GGTCTGAGACCTGGATTTTTACCCGAGGATAAATCTCAGAAGAAAGCAG atggtaCTCCTGACAATGATTGGTCATGCCCCAAATGTGGCAAtgtcaatttttcatttagaaCAGTTTGCAACTTGAGGAAGTGTAATACAACGAAGCCAGGACCGCAG GGTGCCAAATCAGGCAAGAGCTCGT ACATGCCAGAGGGAAGCTGGAAGTGTGAGAAATGCAACAACATAAACTATCCTTTCAGGACCAAGTGTAATAGACAGAACTGTGGTGCTGATAAACCTTCTGAGACAAAGAAGTCTCCGCCAGAAGCAGCTGATGAAAATGATAAG TTAAATCATCGGTCAGGAAATGTGTCCGGAAATCCAGATACAACTTTATCCGTATGA
- the LOC105168428 gene encoding ranBP2-type zinc finger protein At1g67325-like isoform X1, producing MSQVDSRNSSATKRARMDGGRREDDWTCPSCGNVNFSFRTTCNMRNCTQPRPADHTFKSTVRPIQTPQGCSSAAPYVGAGAPSSMYMDIPPYGPSLLNGPSIPPYDMPFTGGLAYRYNYGNHLSGGSPYRPLHSAGHPPYTSGSMIGNGGMYGVPPLMDRYGLGLSMSPTMGLRPGFLPEDKSQKKADGTPDNDWSCPKCGNVNFSFRTVCNLRKCNTTKPGPQGAKSGKSSYMPEGSWKCEKCNNINYPFRTKCNRQNCGADKPSETKKSPPEAADENDKVCCVILFCSSHFLKLFISCGLPYLCNIKNSVNTHSSNMCKDLHFIEALADTAILFCI from the exons GTGGCCGTAGGGAAGATGACTGGACCTGTCCAAGCTGTGGAAATGTCAATTTCTCATTTAGAACAACTTGTAACATGCGCAACTGCACTCAGCCTAGGCCTGCTGATCACACCTTT AAATCTACTGTCAGACCAATCCAAACACCTCAGGGCTGCTCATCTGCAGCTCCCTATGTTGGCGCTGGTGCACCCTCCTCAATGTACATGGATATACCTCCTTATGGCCCTTCTTTGTTGAATGGACCATCTATTCCTCCATATGACATGCCATTTACTGGGGGTTTGGCATATCGTTACAACTATGGAAATCATCTTTCTGGAGGTAGCCCATATCGGCCCTTGCATTCGGCTGGTCACCCTCCTTATACAAGTGGATCAATGATTGGAAATG GTGGGATGTATGGTGTGCCCCCTCTCATGGATCGATATGGTCTTGGTTTGAGTATGAGCCCTACCATG GGTCTGAGACCTGGATTTTTACCCGAGGATAAATCTCAGAAGAAAGCAG atggtaCTCCTGACAATGATTGGTCATGCCCCAAATGTGGCAAtgtcaatttttcatttagaaCAGTTTGCAACTTGAGGAAGTGTAATACAACGAAGCCAGGACCGCAG GGTGCCAAATCAGGCAAGAGCTCGT ACATGCCAGAGGGAAGCTGGAAGTGTGAGAAATGCAACAACATAAACTATCCTTTCAGGACCAAGTGTAATAGACAGAACTGTGGTGCTGATAAACCTTCTGAGACAAAGAAGTCTCCGCCAGAAGCAGCTGATGAAAATGATAAGGTCTGTTGTGTGATACTGTTCTGTTCGTCACATTTCttaaaattgtttatttcttgtgGCCTTCCGTATTTATGTAACATAAAGAATTCAGTAAATACCCACAGTTCCAATATGTGTAAGGATTTACACTTCATAGAAGCACTTGCTGATACTGCTATTCTTTTCTGCATTTGA